The Salvia splendens isolate huo1 chromosome 21, SspV2, whole genome shotgun sequence genome includes a window with the following:
- the LOC121784344 gene encoding uncharacterized mitochondrial protein AtMg00300-like has protein sequence MDKKGFHSRVGDGKIEVFKDHAIFMKAERINNLNYLDAEVISDQVNITERISRKTWHMRLGHVAEADLKELEKRKAIPTTGDGSRDSVAGCEECILAKSKMLTFPEGKHCSKAPLDYAHSDVWGPAQTQSIGGGRYFLTIIDDYSRKL, from the coding sequence ATGGACAAGAAAGGCTTCCATTCCAGAGTCGGAGATGGCAAGATAGAGGTGTTCAAAGACCACGCCATTTTCATGAAGGCCGAAAGAATCAATAATCTCAACTATCTTGATGCAGAGGTTATCAGTGATCAGGTTAATATCACTGAAAGAATTAGTAGGAAGACATGGCACATGAGACTTGGACATGTCGCAGAGGCAGACTTAAAGGAGTTGGAGAAAAGGAAGGCTATTCCAACCACTGGAGATGGATCTAGAGATAGTGTGGCTGGATGTGAAGAATGCATCTTGGCCAAGAGCAAGATGCTCACTTTTCCCGAAGGAAAGCATTGCTCAAAAGCTCCGCTGGACTATGCGCATAGTGATGTCTGGGGTCCTGCACAAACACAAAGCATAGGTGGAGGTAGATACTTTCTCACCATTATTGATGATTACTCAAGAAAACTATGA
- the LOC121783967 gene encoding uncharacterized protein LOC121783967, translating to MAQNHKDANYYYIIDKPTNQTNNFYLKKTLQFLVPISIISFLVSYFSLFSIIFQFYYSSIFPSLSERKCMFLLFNGILAFLAKNLNVNLNTSARDNFDREDCFFNVEYDHNSSNASVVIEEIEVKVQDDRASQNAADEIIETEMVCEDRNEDEDGDEDDEESEGVEESASVVSDMRVSTEELNKKFDEFIRKMKEEIRIEARQQYLIVV from the coding sequence ATGGCCCAGAACCACAAGGATGCAAACTACTACTATATCATTGATAAGCCAACCAACCAAACTAACAATTTCTATCTCAAAAAAACACTTCAATTTCTTGTCCCAATTTCCATAATTTCTTTCCTAGTTTCCTATTTCTCACTATTTTCCATAATATTTCAGTTCTACTACTCCTCCATATTTCCATCTCTGAGTGAGAGAAAATGCATGTTTTTACTCTTCAACGGCATCCTCGCATTTTTGGCCAAAAACCTCAACGTCAACCTCAACACCTCAGCCCGAGACAATTTCGACCGCGAAGATTGTTTTTTTAACGTCGAATATGATCACAATTCGTCGAATGCCTCTGTAGTTATAGAGGAGATCGAGGTAAAGGTTCAAGACGACCGCGCCTCTCAGAATGCAGCGGATGAGATCATAGAGACTGAAATGGTGTGTGAAGATCGGAACGAAGATGAAGATGGAGACGAAGACGATGAAGAAAGTGAAGGCGTAGAGGAGTCGGCTTCGGTGGTGAGCGATATGAGAGTTAGCACGGAGGAGTtgaacaagaagtttgatgagTTTATTAGGAAAATGAAAGAGGAGATTAGGATTGAAGCTCGACAGCAATATTTGATCGTAGTGTAG